From Limibacter armeniacum, one genomic window encodes:
- a CDS encoding C40 family peptidase: MGQFDPNGRYCIKKVVRIFYEPNFPLDSAQAFSRLGQFDPNVKCCIKKVVQFFYEPNFPLDSAQTFSRLGQFDPNGRYCIEKVVQFFYEPNFPLDSAQAFSRLGQFDPNGRYCIEKVIQIFYELDILLDSAQTFSRLGQFDPNVRYCIKKVVQFFYELNLSLDYTQDLFPIGTI; this comes from the coding sequence TTGGGACAATTTGACCCGAACGGAAGATACTGTATCAAAAAGGTTGTCCGGATTTTTTACGAACCAAACTTTCCTTTAGACTCCGCTCAAGCCTTTTCCCGATTGGGACAATTTGACCCGAACGTAAAGTGCTGTATCAAAAAGGTTGTCCAGTTTTTTTACGAACCAAACTTTCCTTTAGACTCCGCTCAAACCTTTTCTCGATTGGGACAATTTGACCCGAACGGAAGGTACTGTATCGAAAAGGTTGTCCAGTTTTTTTACGAACCAAACTTTCCTTTAGACTCCGCTCAAGCCTTTTCCCGATTGGGACAATTTGACCCGAACGGAAGATACTGTATCGAAAAGGTTATCCAGATTTTTTACGAGCTAGACATTCTTTTAGACTCCGCTCAAACCTTTTCCCGATTGGGACAATTTGACCCGAACGTAAGGTACTGTATCAAAAAGGTTGTCCAGTTTTTTTACGAGCTAAACCTTTCTTTAGACTACACTCAAGATCTTTTCCCGATTGGGACAATTTGA
- a CDS encoding ParA family protein, which produces MNKTDIVNFLKSKPGLSFSGVELEAGLPKGTLGKVSRGERELSLKHMEKLVPVLKGYGFLEGAKAEVIAFANHKGGVAKTTTVINAAKGLAMRGLKVLMVDMDAQGNLSQIAGYDDPEVSAGDALLEKQIPLPIVPVTDNLDIVPADLSLAEADIVLMQEIGGFNKLNLLLDPLRNEYDYILIDCPPALNIITNSALVAADSCVICLVPEVSGIKGLGKLLDRIEEVKVKINSKLRVKGVLFTVVKQNTSLHTQNMDFVRAELSGGVPVFNSVINQNIAVSEAQSAQQSIFDYAPSSKGAVDYQDFITEFAGF; this is translated from the coding sequence ATGAATAAGACCGACATTGTCAATTTTTTGAAATCTAAACCTGGATTATCCTTTTCAGGTGTAGAGCTAGAAGCTGGATTACCAAAAGGGACTTTAGGAAAAGTTTCCAGAGGCGAAAGAGAACTTTCTCTTAAACATATGGAAAAGCTAGTGCCTGTCCTTAAAGGTTATGGCTTCTTGGAAGGAGCAAAAGCAGAAGTAATTGCATTTGCCAATCACAAAGGAGGTGTTGCCAAAACCACCACTGTTATCAATGCTGCAAAAGGTCTTGCGATGCGAGGATTAAAAGTATTGATGGTCGATATGGATGCTCAAGGTAACCTATCTCAAATTGCAGGCTACGATGATCCTGAAGTTTCAGCAGGTGATGCTTTGCTAGAAAAGCAAATACCTCTTCCGATTGTTCCTGTTACTGATAACCTAGATATAGTACCAGCAGACCTTTCTTTAGCTGAAGCAGATATCGTATTGATGCAGGAAATAGGTGGTTTTAATAAGCTAAATTTATTATTGGACCCACTTAGAAATGAGTATGACTATATTTTGATAGACTGCCCTCCTGCCTTGAATATTATTACAAACTCGGCTCTTGTTGCAGCTGACAGTTGTGTTATTTGCCTTGTACCAGAAGTATCAGGTATCAAAGGACTAGGAAAATTGCTGGATAGAATCGAGGAAGTAAAAGTCAAAATCAACAGCAAGCTGAGAGTTAAAGGAGTCCTATTTACAGTGGTAAAACAAAATACCAGCCTCCACACTCAGAACATGGATTTTGTAAGAGCTGAATTATCTGGAGGTGTCCCTGTTTTCAATAGTGTCATCAACCAGAACATCGCTGTATCAGAAGCCCAATCCGCTCAACAGTCCATCTTTGACTATGCGCCATCAAGTAAAGGTGCCGTAGATTATCAGGACTTTATTACTGAATTTGCAGGATTTTAA
- a CDS encoding helix-turn-helix domain-containing protein: MSANILELRAKVNASGKLTGNAKRLFAYLSAVQKEKTALLNMNFTNSQLAEKLVISISTVQRAIRELVRFGVLAIENPKSWRRKITIRVGEVIEQLKQTLSPQKEKSNPSDNPEQISSGLETLSEEEIIHSSPELVPEHLRKAKLEQAVHLLFDRYLSLVSAEKPFKDAVHSKRFVSKAKAMLQERCKGKPNLIKQVLLRTLKAGSPILLFS; encoded by the coding sequence ATGAGCGCAAACATACTTGAATTGCGTGCAAAAGTCAATGCGTCCGGTAAGTTGACCGGAAATGCCAAGCGACTTTTTGCCTACCTGTCTGCTGTCCAGAAAGAAAAGACAGCCCTTCTCAATATGAATTTTACCAACAGCCAGCTGGCTGAAAAGTTGGTGATTAGTATATCCACTGTACAGCGAGCCATCCGTGAGCTGGTTCGTTTTGGTGTACTTGCCATCGAAAACCCCAAAAGCTGGAGACGCAAGATCACCATCCGGGTAGGTGAGGTGATTGAGCAGCTGAAGCAGACGCTTTCTCCGCAAAAAGAAAAAAGCAATCCCAGTGACAATCCAGAGCAAATTTCTTCAGGTCTAGAGACACTTTCAGAAGAGGAGATCATTCATAGCTCACCTGAGCTGGTTCCGGAACACTTGAGAAAAGCCAAGCTGGAGCAGGCTGTTCACTTGCTTTTCGATCGCTACCTCTCCCTAGTCAGTGCAGAAAAACCTTTCAAGGACGCTGTGCATAGCAAGCGATTTGTCAGCAAGGCAAAAGCCATGCTGCAAGAAAGGTGTAAGGGCAAACCTAACCTTATCAAGCAAGTGCTTTTACGTACCCTTAAGGCGGGTAGCCCTATCCTGCTTTTTAGCTAA
- a CDS encoding ParB N-terminal domain-containing protein, whose product MKKKIAMPGMSLGGKKINLDEEIKKNITVLEELKGFIPTPTQEERELLKESIAAEGCKEPLLLWEHRHEAGTEYILVDGHNRFGVCQEIGADFNIRIKSFENIEAVKDYMIDIQLGRRNLTEQQKSYLRGLYYNREKQKAFKQATDEAGKGERTSEKVAKQYNVSEKTIRRDAEFASGLEAIGSVDQAARKEILSGERKVRKADIQQLGKQKEADAQQQLAKELLTNGKLPVHENWSKADQSNVTVAHDTIISEQEELKQLYQKACKQTDLLYNKRDIQALKALEQILEETKALLGKG is encoded by the coding sequence ATGAAGAAGAAGATTGCTATGCCAGGTATGTCACTTGGAGGGAAGAAAATTAATCTAGACGAAGAGATAAAAAAGAACATTACTGTGTTGGAGGAACTAAAAGGTTTTATTCCAACACCAACACAGGAAGAGCGTGAACTACTCAAAGAAAGCATTGCTGCTGAAGGATGTAAAGAACCATTACTCTTATGGGAACATCGTCATGAAGCTGGCACTGAATATATCTTGGTAGATGGTCACAACCGATTTGGTGTATGTCAGGAAATTGGAGCTGATTTTAATATCCGTATCAAGTCCTTTGAAAATATAGAAGCTGTCAAGGACTATATGATAGACATACAACTGGGTAGAAGAAACCTAACAGAACAACAAAAAAGTTACTTGAGAGGTCTCTACTACAATAGAGAAAAGCAAAAGGCTTTCAAGCAAGCTACAGATGAAGCTGGAAAAGGTGAACGCACAAGTGAAAAGGTTGCTAAACAATACAATGTTTCTGAAAAAACAATTCGTAGAGATGCTGAATTTGCTTCAGGTTTAGAAGCTATCGGATCTGTTGACCAAGCAGCCCGAAAAGAAATTCTGTCTGGAGAACGCAAAGTCAGAAAAGCAGACATTCAACAACTAGGCAAACAAAAAGAAGCGGATGCTCAACAACAACTTGCTAAAGAACTACTAACAAATGGAAAATTGCCTGTCCATGAAAATTGGTCTAAAGCAGATCAATCCAATGTTACTGTAGCCCATGACACCATTATTTCTGAGCAAGAAGAACTAAAACAATTGTACCAAAAAGCGTGTAAGCAAACCGATTTATTGTACAACAAAAGAGATATTCAAGCATTAAAAGCTCTAGAGCAAATCCTTGAAGAGACTAAAGCACTTTTAGGTAAAGGATAA
- a CDS encoding replication initiation protein: MNYVITKPNRRVRKSNALINAKEKVSLSAMEQKLILFAITELDGENPSKPLQIEFQDFFGQQKLRSSQYRDLRKACKAVASAMVAFEEEDSEGEVVLGHYVPVFAEIVADNNKGELTFEFNQRIMSHITDLKKNFTSYLYRNISDLKSGHAIKIYELLVQGVGHYSHREFRLDELKEILGLTGTKTYQHFGRFRQNVLDKACTEITEKTDIDVSWEIAEKKLRRVTAVRFQMSEKQPMEKVTATEKKTTPPVENKPRQLTLADIDKASPIKSDDFTFESEKHYRLYKRMTELGLSKEQAIKVVNKVGVSRDSGIWVLINELKMGIKDGKIINAKSYTLKLLQEKYGLKL; the protein is encoded by the coding sequence ATGAATTACGTAATCACAAAGCCTAATAGAAGGGTTAGAAAAAGTAATGCCCTTATCAATGCAAAAGAAAAAGTTTCACTCTCAGCTATGGAGCAGAAGCTAATTTTATTCGCCATTACTGAGCTGGATGGAGAAAACCCATCTAAACCTTTACAGATTGAGTTTCAGGATTTCTTTGGACAACAGAAGTTACGATCAAGTCAATACAGAGACCTACGAAAAGCTTGCAAGGCTGTAGCTTCAGCTATGGTAGCATTTGAGGAAGAGGACAGCGAAGGAGAAGTTGTTCTGGGACATTATGTACCTGTTTTTGCAGAAATCGTGGCAGACAATAATAAAGGAGAACTCACATTCGAGTTTAACCAACGTATAATGTCACATATTACGGACTTAAAGAAAAACTTCACATCCTACCTTTACCGTAATATTTCTGACTTGAAAAGTGGTCATGCTATTAAGATTTATGAATTGCTAGTACAAGGGGTTGGTCATTATTCTCATAGAGAGTTTCGATTAGATGAACTAAAAGAGATTCTTGGTCTTACAGGTACCAAAACCTATCAGCACTTTGGTAGATTCAGACAAAACGTATTGGATAAGGCTTGTACTGAGATTACTGAAAAAACAGATATAGATGTAAGTTGGGAAATTGCTGAAAAGAAGCTTAGAAGAGTAACGGCAGTTCGTTTTCAAATGAGCGAAAAACAGCCGATGGAGAAAGTGACTGCTACAGAAAAGAAGACAACACCTCCAGTTGAGAATAAGCCAAGACAACTTACCTTAGCAGATATTGATAAAGCATCCCCTATTAAGTCGGATGATTTTACTTTTGAATCGGAAAAACATTACAGGCTTTATAAGCGGATGACAGAATTGGGGTTGTCCAAAGAACAGGCAATTAAAGTAGTGAATAAAGTTGGCGTATCAAGAGACTCCGGTATTTGGGTTCTGATTAACGAACTGAAGATGGGAATCAAAGATGGGAAAATTATTAATGCTAAAAGCTACACACTTAAGTTGCTTCAGGAAAAGTATGGTTTAAAACTCTAA